Proteins found in one Triticum aestivum cultivar Chinese Spring chromosome 4D, IWGSC CS RefSeq v2.1, whole genome shotgun sequence genomic segment:
- the LOC123099322 gene encoding histidine-containing phosphotransfer protein 2-like, with translation MAAAALRAHLNDHIASMYTDGVVDEDTFEELRDEGTAAEVSRLFIYDASDIIDDIDTLMEEPEVDFDEVEALTQQLMRCTSSVGAQQVNLACMNFGNFYAIKYIQGCLLSLDLVRNEFYIVRHELEVMMQLEEQIAACGPNS, from the exons ATGGCAGCAGCAGCACTGAGGGCGCACCTCAACGATCATATCGCCAGCATGTACACCGAT GGTGTGGTCGACGAGGACACGTTCGAGGAGCTGCGGGACGAGGGCACCGCCGCCGAGGTCTCCCGCCTCTTCATCTACGACGCCTCCGatatcatcgacgacatcgacacCCTGAT GGAGGAGCCCGAAGTGGACTTTGACGAGGTGGAAGCCCTGACGCAGCAGCTCATGCGGTGCACCTCCAG TGTTGGTGCACAGCAAGTGAACCTCGCCTGCATGAACTTCGGCAATTTCTATGCCATAAAATACATACAAGG GTGTCTCTTGTCATTGGATCTTGTTAGGAATGAGTTCTATATTGTGCGGCATGAGTTGGAGGTCATGATGCAG CTCGAAGAGCAGATTGCGGCATGTGGTCCTAACTCTTAA